The genomic interval gtgaactaaccctttcaattattcaaaagagacagtaaaaacatttatgatgttacaaaagatttctatttcaaataaatgctgctcttttaaacattctattcACAAAAGAAtcaagtttccacaaaaatattaggcaactGTTTTCACCTTTattataagaaatgcttcttgagcattttagtacgatttctgaaggatcatgtgacactgaagactggagcaatgatgctaaaaattcattttaaagttatttttaaatgtaacaatatttcataacattacagtcttcagtgtactttaggtaaaaaaaaaatgcagcactgGTTAAGggacttcttaaaaaaacaagCCCTTACAAAATGTACAGAGTCTTTGCAAAGTCAGACAAGGTGCTACAAGAattctaatttttttatatatatatttgaaaacattacCTGGTATAAAGGCTATTACCTGTTCGTCGGTGGGTGGAGGGGTCAGTAGACTGATCACCACCACAACAAAAGCAGTCAGGGCACAGAGTATTATAGCAAAGTGCAGGTAGTGTACACTCCTCAAGACAGAGGGAGCAGGGTCAAAAACACCACAGCGAGGGGGAGGAAATGCAAACTCTAGAACCATCCGCGTCAATCCCACCGCTAGACCCACCATCAGGCCCCAGAATGCTCCCTGAGCACACAataccaaacaaacacacatgaggATCACTCTTCAGGAAAGCTCTTagcatttacattaatgcatttggcagGCTCATTTATCCAAAACATGCATTGCATTTAAGatacacatttgatcagtttcttgggaattgaacccatgccCTAGGCATTGCAAGAATCTACTGTTAGAGCTACAGGAAGACTTTGCATTCTGTGGTGCTCTACATACCAACAGTGGTGTTCCTTTTATTCTGTGTGTTATATGAGCATGGGGGACTGTTAAActacttatttttgtaatatttcaggTATCTCTCAGAACTCTCAGCTAAGATTCCTGATGTGACAGGCTCTTATTTGCTTACTTAAGGGTGGAGTAAGGTGTGAAAGTCCCTTGACAAACAGCAATCGTTACTTGTGACAGCAAATTCCAGTGAAGCATGTCATATTTCAGAGAtattttttcaagtgttttgccAAAAATGTGTTGCGTGTAAAGACAGCAGATATGAACTATTATGTAAGTTAAACTGATTTTATCCTCGTACATTTTGTGTCACTGACTCACACGGATGCACTTACACAAATACGTTCACTGTAACGATTTATTTCTTACTCTATGAATGTCACCATGGTCAGTTTAAGTTTCTTTAGGCAGGCTTCTTTTTCTCGGGGGAACATTATCTTTCGCCATAACATGGCCTAACTTTAAATCAATGTTAAAATTCTTTACTTACTGGCTTTTTTTCCAGAGCAATTATACTACTTATCTGAGATCTCACAAATTAAAATGGGTATTTCCTTTTTGCTATGGGGGACAGAGGATAACTTTGCATGAAATGACCCTTCAGGGTAAAAACAGGAATTTTGAAATTCCACCCTCCCAGTTTTAAAGCTCTTAAATGTTTAGCTCGACAGGTTTTCATTCTTTTGTTAAACTGCCTGGCTAACAGCTAATCATACGATATGAGCAGAAATGGTCCCTCTAATGCAGGCaatgaaaaaaaatgcagttttgttcTTTGCTTAAAGTAAAACATCCAAGATAATCAGCCTGGTACACCACGATCCTTCTGAAACATTCATTCTAAGCATATTTTTCCAAACACATTGGGTTTGGGGGATTTCATAGAATTTAATGAATCACATgtccttttttttcttatctgcaCACACAATGTTTCTCCTGTTCTAAGAATATATCTGTTTATTCCCGGAAAAGATCTCAAagagatctatctatctagataTGGATCTAGTTTACATATTATTTTCACTATAACATTATTACTAATACATAGGATAGAAGAACACTGTCACACTCATTTGGAAAGATTTtactgaatgaaaaaataaatgcagcttataAACGGGTGTGACTTATCAAtgtgtttttccattttaaaaacacaatatataatgACTCAATAAAATGGCTTATATTAAGGTGTGACCTATTTTCTTTGAAAAACTATCTATCTTCTCAATTACTTCCAAGTGAAAGTTACGCTCTCTTTTGCTGTCATACAGACATCCTCactctttgtgtgttttaacAGACAAATACACACACCCTCACTAATGTGCTACATTAAAATAGACGGACATTCCTTCTTCACGAGAGAGAAGAGGTTTCTTTGAATGCATGCGAGTATTTAATTTTGGTATGTCAATATGTATATAGTCTAAGTGAGACCTCAGACACTGTTTAATGTTTATGTGTGTTCCTTACCGCCTCATTGGTTCTTTTCCAGAAAACAGCCATTACAAAAATGGCAGTAACAGGAGGGGCTAGATAGCTGGTTACTGACTGGATGTAAACATACAGCTGACCGCTATTAGCATTCTGAAGAATCGGGATCCAAACCACGCTAATCACCACCAAAATAACAGTCACTATCCTGGGAAAAGAAAATGGATATACATTGTACGATCATCTTCAGTTTCAACCACAGTTCTTAATTTGGAAAATTAAAGTCATTATGTTAATGACCTTAAAGTTAAGTTCTACTACAAAATCGAACTCCTATTGGACCCTATTAGTAATATTTGCTGattcatttacagtatatgaaTCACTATTATTCGGCTATTAGTCTTCCATTTTCTAgttctataaatacatattttgtggttttatttccaCTTAAATAGATCTCAACCCAATGACAGGGCATAAACATAAGCTAATATAAAGTAAATGAGTAATCTACCCCTCGATGTCTCATACTGCATTTTTGAGGCTATGAAGCATTTCTACATTCTTTGATGTAATTGCTTTTGAATAAAAACCACCAGGATGTTGGATCTAAGTAACCTTTATCATTACACAAtgattaatgattttaaataggCGACACAATTGCATGCAtgaaatgcaaacaaacacagtCATAAACACCTGCCAACTAGCAGCAATTCCTTCTCGCTAGCACCTCTTCGATACTTCTTCCAGATATCCATGGTGAAGAGGGTGCTACTGCTGTTAAAGATGGAGGTCAGTGATGACATTAAAGCAGCCATCATTACAGCTATCATTAACCCCCTGAGGCCTGGAACACATATTTACAATTGCATGATTTATGCTAAAAAGACCATGACATGGACTGTGCATTTGGTAAAGTACATGCTAACAATTAAAAGATATACaacatttgaaaaaacaaaaagtgatTCTGATTACCGCTGGGCATGAGCTCGATGACCAGTTTTGGAAAAGCAATGTTGGAACAGCCCACCTCTGCACCACACACCTTTACACACTCTTCAGGGTCCACACAAGCCACAGTGTCtgggaaaaaaaaagatgcaagagATGTGTTGATggcatgaaatttaaaatcaacttattttccattaaaattatacattttctcagtttaaacatttgatatgtcatctatgttgtattctgaataaaatattgaaatgtgaaaATTCTACATCATTGCATTcggtttttattcacaatttgtacagtgtcccaacttttttggaatcagtttttgtatatatatatatatatatatatatatatatatatatatatatatatatatatatatatatatatatatatgtatatatacatacatacatatatatatatatatatatatatatatatatatatatatatatatatatatatatatatatatatatatatactgtatacccacacacacacacacagtggaggccaaaaattattagaacactggtattttcaccagctataaaatagttttaagtcagttatttctattttGCTGGTGTCAGTATTATcaaattacatttccaaacattcattttgtcattaattgtaataatccaatgagaattttgtttgcacaaggagtccgacagcagccagtgctccacacagagatctgatctcatcatcatcatcagtttgTCTGGAATAAcacgaagaaacagaacaaactgagacagactaaatccagaagaactgtctccaagatgcttcaagaaggCCTGTTTATTTATCTGCATGCTATTATCATTAACCATCAGAAAACCATGGACATGCAAATTTACTttacaaatattgaaatattatcttCAAATCTCAGGTAAATATTTCAAGTTAAAGGCATTCAGCTGCCAAAATCATTTGAGAATACCTGGCCTTATTAATAAGATAACTTATAATAATTATAAGATAATtacaaaatgataataaataatcagTGACAATCATTAATGAAAATGGAAATAGtaacatacaaattataaatcaaattataatataaagCTGTAGTTAACTGTCCGAATAGCAGGATATAAAACCATTGCTAGATGAAAAACATGCACGTTAATGCAAATGGATTAACAATAAAGTTTAGTGGCAGCTTCCATTTGAGACAACTAGCACCAGGAGTACATTTAAGTGTCTGCCACTTTTACAAAATCAGGGGGAGGAAATAGGAAGTGTTTCTTTCACTTTCTTTGGTTTGCTGCAACTTTTTTCTTCCCGGATACCCCGCCCAAACCCACGTAACTGTTGACTCAGCCGTGTAACACTCGACTGCCCGCCGCGTCACCGGCGCTCCGCTCATGCAACCAGACATCCAGCCTCTTCCTCTTTCCAGCTCCACAGAAGTAGGGCAAAGTAACACAAAACCCCACAGGACTTTACTGGACAACAAACTCAGGACATTATTTCTATCGGGAGACGTGAAAGAAAGCTTTGTTTAACTTGCAACACTCTGGTGAACAATCCGGAAGCTTGTTTTTCTTGTCGGCGTCGGAGGTTTCCAGGGTTCATGCGTTTGTGTTAAAGACCATAAACTCGGATCCAGTCGACTGCAggcgcgtgtatgtgtgtgtgtttgcccctCCCGGTCAGGTGACTGAGGTGTGTCTAATTACTAGAGCCTGTGGAGATGCTTTGTTCTATTCTACCTGTTGGTTAACTGAAAGATGATCTCCAGCTCAGCGGTCAACTTCTGTCCTTTTCCGAAGTAGGACTTTGCTCGGGAAACATGATCAAATAACACATGGGGCATCTTTTATAACTTTAAGATACAATACCGCCTTcatttgtattgaaaaaaaaaaataacagttttaattcGGTTTGTGTGTGGAAACGCTATGGCTCTCTCACAGGTTCAGTGTCTTGATAACAATCATGTGAACTGGCGTCTGAATGAAACCAAACCAGAGTTTTTTTACAGCGAGGATCAGCGGGTCGCGCTTGAAGCGCTTATAACGAAAGGACGCGACGCGTTTGACGCCTATGTGAAAGAGCACGAGCTTCGTCCTTTCCTGTCGGAACCCGAGCTCGAGCGGTTCCGTAGGAACATAGAAGATTATAAACCCGGTTCTGAGCATCAAAAACCAGATGGTACGACAGACGGAGAGGACGGTGCTATTTCACTGCAGTATTGGCCGGACCGCTCTGATACCTCCATACCGATTCTGGACCTCGGATGGCCAGACTGCAGTTCTTACCGCGGAGTGACGCGTGTCAATGTGTACACGCAACCGCCAGTGGACGGACAGACGACGCATATAAAAGAGGTTGTGAGAAAGGCCATCGCGCAAGCACAGAAGGTGGGTAAACTAGAGAAACTTGAAAAGCACGATTGAATGGTCAATCAGCCACTGTTGAGATTTGGTTTCAGAATTGTGTAATGTAAAACTATACGAAATTGTTAATTGATGATAGCGTTTACTTATTTCGACAGTGTGTCGTCCAAAACTTTCACTGAAAATGCTGAAGCAGCCGTCGGTTTCTATGGTTACATCAGATGAAAGCGATTTCTGTTCGCAGATCCTGACAGACTTGTTGTCTAGTGTCTTGAGGTTACAAAACCCATACATATCTAAACATTTctgaaacaaaatgaataattaattaatttcttgaTGTTTCATCATAATAGCTTTTTCAGAACAGCTTATAAGTACAATGAACAATAACAGTTTAATTGTGGACCTCAAAAGTTCTCCTTTcactgtgaaactttttttttttttttttggttaattttaAGTTGCTAAATAAAAATCATGGCTTGGgacttaaataatttattagtctTTAATATGCTAAATACTGATCTTACATAATCTTAGATAaagttataattttaatttatggatAATAATCAATGGCAACATCAGTGGGGTGTATGCACATAAGTTGAACAAAAGAGCTGCTATGCTTATGCATGTCAACACTCACTTTTCAataaaactcttctcctgattaatttttaaaatgataaccTGGAATTGTTAGGAATGAATTGAGttcaacagaaaataaattaaacatgttaaatgtCCAAATATCCATCACGTTTCACAATCTTACTGGTTTCCAGCCAACTTATTTGTCTTGTTAAAACTTGCTTGAAGCCAGCAGTTCGGCCCGTGACACATACCGGCAGAAATTCCCTTCCGCCCCCTCTTTCTTTAaggcacacacactcaaatgctCAATCAAAGAGATTCCTTTATCTAAAGACATTTTACACAATGAGAGCTTATAACGAAATATGGTTATTAATAGGTGTAATACAACAGATTAAGGGAGTGTAAGAGATGTTTTGTGTCATCATGTTGTCTTCTTAATAAAGAGAACATACTCCATGCTTACAATAGAACTGGAATTGGAGCATGACCTTTTTGTGTATAATCATTTGTACACTGAGAAATAATACAAAACCATTTGTGCTTTTGCAGATGATTGCTGTGGTAATGGATGTTTTCACAGATGTCGACATTTTCAAGGATCTAATAGAGGCCGGATTTAAAAAGAAAGTAGCTATATACATTATTATAGATAATGCATCTATACAGCACTTCCTGTTTATGTGTGAGAGAGCCAACATGCACAGTGGACACCTCAATGTGAGTAGAAGGCACatgtattaatatctgttttgtagacttttcataaaataagaaaatatgttGGTTGTGTGTTAGTGTATGAATAACAATTTGTGTTTCTAGCATCTTCGGGTGCGATGCATTGGAGGTGCTGAATTCTATTCACGCTCAGCTCAGAAGGTGCGTGGCTCATTGAGTCAGAAATTcatgtttgtggatggagaccgTGCTGTGTCTGGATCATACAGGTTTGTCTTGTGCACTTAAATGCGTGTATGAACACATACATGAAactgtgttttttaaatgcaagCCAGTCACACTAGACCGTAAGAAAGCATGTTATTAAAACTGTCTGCAAATTGCAAATTCATTTCGGTATGGGTAAGAGAATCACAAGAACCATAAACCAAATGTGAAACAGGAACAGTCTTAACTAAACTAGAAACATCACTGATCTCTCCAAAACATCTGATAGAGAACATgggaaaacattcaaaatacaatgGCAAATTAAAAGATAACTTACAGGGGTGTAACATGGTAACAAAAATAATCcaattgcattttacatttaatcatttagcagacgcttttatccgaagtaatctacaaatgagaacaatagaagcaatcagaccaacgagtgaacaacaacagtatacaagcgCCATGACAAGTCTCTTAATCTAGCATAGTACATGTAGCTAGTTTTTTTTACgaaatgttgaataaaaaaatgctaaaagaaTACTAgaagctgaataaaaaaagacTAGTCAAGCAATAATAAAATCACAAGACAGACCTAATAAACCAATCGTATGGCATGAAATGCCAGAATACCAAAAGAAAAGGGAAGTGTGAAcacaaaaaacaagaacaaaaaatcTGGATGAGTGAGCTATTGTCACACAACTGAAAAACATGCCTTTACCTCAACAGTGGTGGTAACACACTACTAGGGGTTAGGCAACGTAGGTCCAGGAGTGctgatgtcctgcagagtttagctccaaccctaatcaaacacacctgaacaagctaattaatgtcttcaggattactgTGGCTAAAGGTAGGTGAGGTTTTTtcagagttggagctaaactctgcactCCAGGACCGACGTTGCCTACCCCTGCtctaaaatattttgatttgctagtttatttaaatgtaaatttatttatgATTGTGCCATTCGTGTTATTTGTTTATTCTCTTTTCTGACATGTAGCAtctttatgtttcagttttacatgGACCGCTTCTCGTTTGGACCGCAACATCATTACAGTCTTGACGGGACAGGCTGTTGAAACTTTTGACAGGCAGTTCCGTGAACTATACCTGAACTCTCGTGGAGTCAATCTAGCCAAGATCCCATTGGCGGACCTTCCAGAGCCTGACCCTGTCCCGATAGCTGTTCCTCCCCCTGTTCCTGTATCTGTTGCAAGAAAGCGAATTAACCCCAAATATGCGTTACTTAATTTAGATTCAGCAAGCAAAGCCTCTTCAGACAAGGCTAGTGCCAATAACAGTACCTCCAAAAATCCTATGGTCCAGATTACCAAGCCTCAACGGGAGATGATAGAAGAACCGCAAATGCACCCAGGACTTGTAGGTCTGCCAAAGGCAGATCTCATTCTCTACTTGCCCACTTGGCCTGAGCCAGACCCAGCCAGTGATGTTATTGGGTTTATCAATATCCGTGATACAAGCAAGCCAACACAGGTGCATTTAATGCGCTCGCAAAGGTTCGAAACATCTCAAGCAATACGTTTTAAAGACCCTTTCACTGCCCCACCTGAGGAACCGTTACCAGATAAGGCAAGTCCCCGTcctaaaacaacacaaatttcgAAAACATTTACTGTAGATGCAAATGTTCAACCAAACACCCAAACTCAGCCAGAGATTAACTCTAGCAATGTTAATCAAGATACACTAGCCAATACATCCCATTCGCCAAGCTCTCCGATCCAGAAAGAAGAACCCAAACCCAACCCTCCTCCTCAAGAGCAGCAGTCCAACCCTGAATCAACAGAAGTCAAACAGACTTTACAAATGCCTGTTCCCAAGCCACGCACCCTTCAGTTGGTGGTTAATAGGCCAGAGGGCTCTGGAGATGCAGAGATCACTTTAGTCAGAAGGGGTGAAAACCAGACAAAGGATCCAAACATGGACATTCGCGACAATGATGCCGATAGCACTGCTGTCACCTGTGCACATTCATTAAAGGATAAAGATGAGAATTCTACAACATCAGATGAATTCTATGAATGTAGTGACTCTGACAGTAGTGACAAACTCCCTAATGGAAGGTTAACGGGTTCCGGTCGTTTTGGAGACCACAGCCTTGATGCGCTTAACGTGATGGCCCGTTTCTCTCAATCCATGCTGGACTTGCGATCAGATGATGTCGAACAAACCACTGCTGAGAAAAATCTACTGAACATGCAGAACAGACATAAAACAAAGGTAGGTTGGACTTTGATTTACAGTAGTGTTACTGAATGTGAAAGTGTTATTTTCAAATTTGGCTCTTCACTCTACCAGTCTATAAACCTGGGAGTGTTTCAAGTAGATGAAAAGAAGCCAGGCGTGTGTGTTACAGAAAGCACAAGGGCGTGCCGGTGTGCGTTCCCGCACCCTGTTGACATTTCCAGCACGCCTGAACCTGTATAAGTGCTAAAACACATGCATGGGGTAATGGATGGGAGAAGGGGAAATGTAAATGAAGCTGCGATAAGATTGAACTCACCTACATTTTTATCatctaaaatatagtttttaattattttacttttcatttatttaaacagaaaatcgTTTAATATCAGTTAATTATTGCTTATCAGTGAAACAGAGTTGGACAGAATTTTAATACTGGATATTTAACATCCCTACTTTTATTGCATAGTTCTTatagtcccactttatattaggtggtctAAACTACTAAACACTTGCATCAAAAAATAAGTACATGTACTTTTTgtattcatattgtattgcaaaccTTTTAGGCTTAGTTAAAGATTTGGTGGTATGGGTGGGGTTAAAGATGGGTGTAAgtgatgggtcaacagtgtaattaaagtaataattgcagatgtaattacatgcaggtattttaaaaatataagtacaatgtaataGCATGTATGAACGcgataaatgtattatatttaatgattaatttaaatggaaGTATTAGGAATGTTCATTTTAACCGTTAACCGACCGTTAAGAATTTTGATTGactaatacaattaatacaacaagtcatttatttatatattttcaggaatttatcaaaatatttcaaatggatTGCTGCGTGGTTAAAATAGGCCAAAAAACGAAAAACGtttttagagagagaaaaaaacaagtcacattttataatttcattcagaaatgggtctaatttcatatttatttgggTATCAAACTACCCTGCTTAAGGTTGTAT from Carassius auratus strain Wakin chromosome 26, ASM336829v1, whole genome shotgun sequence carries:
- the fam83gb gene encoding protein FAM83G, which codes for MALSQVQCLDNNHVNWRLNETKPEFFYSEDQRVALEALITKGRDAFDAYVKEHELRPFLSEPELERFRRNIEDYKPGSEHQKPDGTTDGEDGAISLQYWPDRSDTSIPILDLGWPDCSSYRGVTRVNVYTQPPVDGQTTHIKEVVRKAIAQAQKMIAVVMDVFTDVDIFKDLIEAGFKKKVAIYIIIDNASIQHFLFMCERANMHSGHLNHLRVRCIGGAEFYSRSAQKVRGSLSQKFMFVDGDRAVSGSYSFTWTASRLDRNIITVLTGQAVETFDRQFRELYLNSRGVNLAKIPLADLPEPDPVPIAVPPPVPVSVARKRINPKYALLNLDSASKASSDKASANNSTSKNPMVQITKPQREMIEEPQMHPGLVGLPKADLILYLPTWPEPDPASDVIGFINIRDTSKPTQVHLMRSQRFETSQAIRFKDPFTAPPEEPLPDKASPRPKTTQISKTFTVDANVQPNTQTQPEINSSNVNQDTLANTSHSPSSPIQKEEPKPNPPPQEQQSNPESTEVKQTLQMPVPKPRTLQLVVNRPEGSGDAEITLVRRGENQTKDPNMDIRDNDADSTAVTCAHSLKDKDENSTTSDEFYECSDSDSSDKLPNGRLTGSGRFGDHSLDALNVMARFSQSMLDLRSDDVEQTTAEKNLLNMQNRHKTKMDSSSPVRETCGRAKVVIAKPGVFHRPPKSSGHVIGGHRYWQGKAYADLPSNGSGQKNLNRSGRSPRRQSLTYTIEGLRNGKTHAQRLTHSQSLSPAHRASQTKSPSPRRRVETRMPLGISLSKLASYKHLRVKVPVNTSGFALGDKLLTRRHNEI